Proteins from one Athalia rosae chromosome 8, iyAthRosa1.1, whole genome shotgun sequence genomic window:
- the LOC105683925 gene encoding threonylcarbamoyladenosine tRNA methylthiotransferase, whose translation MSSVPCSDIIEDIEDLISSQDITPKERYSTKKNVTVRAKRKKSDSIPPQLPEVTNLSSIIPGTQTIYIKTWGCTHNSSDSEYMAGQLASYGYNLTSTKEVADLWLLNSCTVKNPAEDHFRNEIELGRKTGKHVVVAGCVPQGAPKSGFLSGLSVIGVQQIDRVVEVVEETLKGNSVRFFGQKKEGGKKVGGASLALPKVRRNPLIEIIAINTGCLNQCTYCKTKHARGELGSYKPEEIVERAKQAFSEGVCELWLTSEDTGTYGRDIGTSLPELLWQLVEVIPEGCMMRIGMTNPPYILEHLQEVAKILKHPRVYSFLHVPVQSGSDQVLLDMKREYSCSDFEKVVNFLRSEVPGVTIATDIICGFPTETDKDFEDTMKLCERYKFPSLFINQYYPRPGTPAARMPRVPARDVKKRTKKLSDFFHTYEPYAHEVGQVQQVLVTEISHDKKHFVGHNKAYEQVLVPMREGFMGKMVTVLIISAGKYSIKGEPLDEGVSPSLRNPLPKGIISGIILQESKTNSPSRFGLVAIVAVLVAVVARFLWKFLTIF comes from the coding sequence ATGTCTTCAGTTCCGTGCAGTGACATAATCGAAGACATCGAGGACCTGATATCCTCTCAGGACATAACACCGAAGGAACGTTAcagcacgaaaaaaaatgtgacggTACGtgcgaagcgaaaaaaatctgataGTATACCACCTCAACTTCCCGAGGTGACGAATCTCTCAAGTATCATTCCTGGTACACAAACGATTTACATTAAAACATGGGGTTGCACTCACAACAGTTCCGATTCCGAATACATGGCTGGGCAACTAGCATCCTATGGTTACAATTTGACATCGACTAAGGAAGTTGCAGATTTGTGGCTGTTGAATTCATGCACAGTTAAAAATCCTGCCGAAGATCATTTCCGGAACGAAATTGAGCTGGGAAGAAAAACAGGGAAACACGTCGTAGTTGCTGGTTGTGTTCCGCAGGGTGCACCAAAATCTGGTTTCCTATCCGGTCTTAGCGTCATAGGAGTTCAGCAAATAGATAGGGTGGTCGAAGTTGTTGAAGAAACCCTAAAAGGTAACTCTGTAAGATTTTTTGGACAGAAGAAAGAAGGCGGAAAGAAAGTTGGCGGAGCATCTTTAGCATTACCTAAAGTCAGACGTAATCCATTGATAGAAATAATTGCCATCAACACCGGATGCCTTAATCAGTGCACCTATTGTAAAACAAAACATGCTAGAGGTGAACTAGGCAGTTATAAACCGGAAGAAATAGTGGAACGTGCTAAACAAGCCTTTTCCGAAGGAGTCTGCGAACTTTGGTTAACATCTGAAGACACCGGAACTTATGGTAGAGACATTGGTACAAGTCTTCCAGAACTTCTTTGGCAGCTAGTCGAAGTAATTCCGGAAGGATGCATGATGAGGATCGGGATGACAAACCCTCCTTATATTCTCGAACATCTACAAGAGGTTGCCAAGATCTTGAAGCACCCCCGAGTCTACAGTTTTCTTCATGTTCCGGTTCAATCGGGTTCGGATCAGGTTCTCTTAGACATGAAGAGAGAATACAGTTGTTctgactttgaaaaagttGTCAATTTTCTGAGATCTGAGGTGCCTGGAGTAACTATAGCCACAGACATAATATGCGGTTTTCCTACAGAAACAGACAAGGACTTTGAAGACACAATGAAACTATGCGAGAGATACAAATTCCCTAGTTTATTCATCAACCAATATTACCCCAGGCCAGGTACACCAGCTGCTAGGATGCCCAGAGTCCCCGCTCGAGATGtcaaaaaaaggacgaaaaagtTGTCTGACTTCTTCCATACCTATGAGCCTTACGCACACGAGGTTGGTCAGGTGCAACAGGTCCTTGTAACAGAAATATCACATGACAAGAAACACTTTGTTGGACACAATAAGGCTTACGAACAGGTCCTGGTGCCCATGAGAGAAGGTTTCATGGGCAAAATGGTGACCGTACTAATTATTTCTGCTGGTAAATACTCCATCAAAGGAGAGCCACTGGATGAAGGTGTTTCCCCATCGCTCAGGAACCCTTTACCCAAGGGAATTATCTCTGGAATAATTCTCCAAGAAAGCAAAACAAACTCTCCCTCAAGATTTGGACTAGTTGCTATAGTAGCTGTCTTAGTTGCAGTTGTAGCTAGATTtttatggaaatttttgacaattttttaa
- the LOC105683927 gene encoding proteasome subunit beta type-7-like — translation MTSLLVPHIPAPGFSFDNCQRNAFLAQKGYAQPKATKTGTTIVGIIFKDGVILGADTRATEDTIVSDKNCSKIHFLAQNMYCCGAGTAADTEMTTQMIASQLELHRLNTGRIVPVVTANTMLKQLLFRHQGHIGAALVLGGVDFYGSHLYCIYPHGSTDKLPYCTMGSGSLAAMSVFESQWKPDLSEEEGKNLVADAIRAGIFNDLGSGSNVDVCVIKKGSVDYIRPFDVANIKGKKQGSYRYKQGTTAVLNKTVRPVIIEKTVIRKIDQESMDTSS, via the exons ATGACGTCGCTTCTTGTTCCTCATATTCCAGCGCCTGGATTTTCTTTTGATAATTGCCAAAG GAATGCATTCCTTGCCCAAAAAGGTTATGCGCAACCAAAGGCAACAAAAACCGGGACAACCATCGTTGGAATAATATTCAAGGATGGCGTTATCCTGGGAGCGGATACTCGGGCAACAGAGGATACGATTGTTTCTGATAAGAACTGCAGCAAGATCCACTTCTTAGCACAAAATATGTA TTGTTGTGGCGCAGGTACAGCAGCTGACACTGAAATGACGACACAGATGATCGCTAGCCAGTTGGAACTCCACCGATTGAACACTGGTCGTATTGTACCCGTTGTCACCGCTAATACAATGCTTAAGCAGCTTCTATTCCGTCATCAAGGTCACATTGGAGCTGCCCTTGTTCTAGGAGGTGTTGATTTTTATGGATCTCACTTATACTGCATTTATCCTCATGGTTCTACTGATAAGTTACCATACTGTACCATGGGTTCTGGGTCCCTCGCTGCTATGTCCGTTTTCGAAAGCCAATGGAAGCCTGATCTCTCG GAGGAGGAAGGTAAAAATCTAGTGGCAGATGCAATCAGAGCTGGTATATTCAATGATTTGGGTTCTGGTTCGAACGTGGATGTTTGTGTAATCAAGAAGGGTTCCGTGGACTACATTCGTCCATTCGATGTGGCAAACATCAAAGGTAAAAAGCAAGGCTCTTATCGTTACAAACAAGGAACAACGGCCGTGCTCAACAAGACAGTTCGACCTGTAATTATTGAGAAAACTGTCATCCGAAAAATCGACCAAGAGTCAATGGACACATCCTCCTAA
- the LOC105683924 gene encoding villin-1, protein MGFFTQDNRSSCSDDSGSNSDVFRSVPKHAAVFCVWKIEGLGAVAVPKKKVGNFFNNSAYVVYTVSPKDGSIPYPGMPGKDVKGPVTRAIHFWIGSNCDSTIAGAAALRAAELDAQVSATILYREAEGRESSRFLSYFKDKLIVESMNQSSETSDVTIHKVTGIAIPILTELDKVTWENFSSMDVILLNISSKGVTFLWIGSSALALHKKHAVKIVELRKENNNGRVVIVEDGYEQTLSKSDRILFDSVLDPSSRVVMPGRNDSNSSSLPSPIKLYKCSEQSGKYKVVELKSGPIFRSDLTSSSVFLIDRGEAGVWAWVGREVNPREKLEAVRNARGFVKKKGYSNGTPVARAIEGQEPSEMKSMLRGWENREKKGPLILPGQFESDYMAERPRMAADCELVDDGSAERIVWKVETKEQSHDMVEDTGIYYAEACYVMRYRYGAGRKSRVVVYYWKGAHSTSTDRETGLEFACKLGEDTSGQLVIASQGREPPHLLQIYGGKLTILSGQHRDTPPKKYLVRVVGSTPYTSKAVERPLKASSLDSNGVFILFSASPVVWCGGRSTGDSREASRRLASGTTPLIAEGKEDDTFWSQLGGRGTYSTEMPTEVDYKDSEKRLYHCHVKEGAFVGQEILGFTQSALLPEAAWLLDTGNTIWIWLGNHSNLRTLKECVENATVFLYTHPAGRDRNTTITVIRQGFEPPTFIGLFENWNHNLLRDHQSFNVFRISLQNQDPYPSLSDISQTESPGFSEFDNFIKYPLQLLKNEPENLPNGVDIERKEMHLTFDDFVTVFKIQPSEFEKLPSWRRKRLKQSAGLF, encoded by the exons ATGGGATTTTTCACTCAG gacAACAGAAGTAGCTGTTCAGACGATTCTGGAAGTAACAGCGATGTTTTTAGGAGCGTACCGAAACACGCGGCTGTGTTCTGCGTCTGGAAAATCGAG GGACTTGGGGCTGTCGCCGTACCAAAAAAGAAGGtcggcaattttttcaacaattcggCTTACGTCGTTTATACGGTCTCTCCCAAAGACGGATCGATTCCCTATCCAGGAATGCCG ggaAAAGACGTGAAGGGACCCGTGACCCGCGCGATTCATTTCTGGATCGGTTCTAATTGCGATTCAACGATAGCCGGAGCCGCAGCTTTACGGGCTGCGGAATTGGATGCACAAGTTTCCGCGACGATTTTGTACCGTGAAGCGGAAGGTCGAGAAAGTTCAAGATTCCTTTCCTACTTCAAGGACAAATTGATCGTAGAAAGCATGAATCAAAGTAGCGAAACATCGGACGTTACTATTCACAAAGTCACCGGTATAGCAATTCCAATTTTAACGGAACTAGACAAGGTCACTTgggaaaatttctcatccaTGGATGTGATTTTGCTGAATATTTCCTCGAA gGGTGTGACTTTTCTGTGGATTGGTTCGTCGGCGTTAGCGTTGCACAAAAAACACGCTgtaaaaatcgtggaattaagaaaagaaaacaacaacgGTCGTGTCGTCATCGTAGAAGACGGCTACGAACAAACACTGTCAAAATCAGATAGAATTCTTTTTGACAGTGTGTTGGATCCTTCTTCTCGAGTTGTCATGCCCGGACGAAATGATTCGAATTCGTCATCGCTCCCGAGTCCGATAAAACTCTACAAATGTTCCGAACAATCGGGGAAATACAAAGTGGTGGAGTTGAAATCTGGACCAATTTTCAGGTCGGATTTAACTTCGAGCTCAGTTTTTCTTATAGATAGGGGAGAGGCCGGTGTCTGGGCTTGGGTAGGTCGTGAGGTCAATCCGAGGGAGAAGCTTGAGGCCGTTAGAAACGCTAGAGGATTCGTTAAGAAAAAAGGATACTCAAATGGCACCCCTGTGGCAAGGGCTATTGAAGGTCAAGAACCATCGGAGATGAAATCGATGCTCAGGGGATGGGAAaacagggagaaaaaagggcCGCTTATTCTTCCGGGGCAATTTGAATCAGATTATATGGCGGAGAGACCCAGAATGGCGGCGGATTGCGAATTGGTTGACGATGGAAGCGCGGAAAGGATTGTTTGGAAGGTCGAGACCAAGGAACAATCGCACGATATGGTTGAGGACACTGGGATTTATTACGCAGAGGCCTGCTACGTTATGCGGTACAGATATGGAGCCGGTAGGAAAAGCAGGGTTGTG GTTTACTACTGGAAGGGTGCGCACTCAACGAGCACCGACCGTGAAACGGGTTTAGAGTTTGCTTGCAAATTGGGAGAGGATACTTCCGGTCAACTGGTAATTGCTAGCCAGGGAAGAGAACCGCCACATTTATTGCAAATCTATGGAGGAAAATTAACTATTTTGTCTGGACAACATCGAGACACGC CGCCGAAAAAGTATCTTGTGAGGGTGGTGGGGTCGACTCCGTACACTTCGAAGGCCGTAGAACGACCACTTAAGGCGAGTAGTTTGGACTCCAATGGTGTTTTCATCCTGTTTTCTGCTTCTCCAGTTGTCTGGTGCGGTGGACGAAGCACCGGCGATTCTAGAGAGGCCTCTAGAAGGTTGGCTTCTGGCACTACTCCCCTCATCGCAGAGGGCAAAGAGGACGATACTTTCTGGTCGCAGCTCGGGG GTCGAGGGACCTACTCTACAGAAATGCCAACGGAGGTTGATTACAAGGATTCCGAGAAACGGCTATACCACTGCCACGTTAAAGAAGGCGCTTTCGTGGGGCAAGAAATTCTAGGATTTACGCAGAGTGCTTTGCTTCCGGAAGCCGCATGGCTTTTAGATACGGGAAACACTATTTGGATATGGCTTGGGAACCATTCGAATCTCAGGACCCTCAAGGAATGCGTTGAAAACGCCACTGTCTTTCTGTACACACATCCCGCGGGAAGAGACCGCAACACTACCATTACGGTCATCAGACAAG GTTTTGAGCCGCCAACGTTTATTGGTCTTTTTGAGAACTGGAATCACAACTTGTTGCGCGATCACCAAAGTTTTAACGTCTTTAGGATATCGTTACAGAATCAAGATCCGTATCCCAGTCTAAGCGATATATCGCAGACCGAATCCCCAGGTTTTTCAGAGTTTGACAATTTCATAAAATACCCTTTACAGCTACTGAAAAATGAACCGGAAAATCTACCCAATGGCGTCGACATCGAACGCAAAGAGATGCACTTGACCTTCGACGACTTTGTAACAGTTTTCAAAATCCAACcgtcagaatttgaaaaactgcCCTCATGGCGCCGCAAAAGATTGAAACAATCTGCCGGACTTTTTTGA